From the genome of Rhizobium leguminosarum, one region includes:
- the ehuC gene encoding ectoine/hydroxyectoine ABC transporter permease subunit EhuC, which produces MSVWSGYLTLILEGALVTLELTIMGSALALVMAFLAGLGRLSRFFAVRALATAYIEFFRGTSIFVQLFWVYFVLPFAGLTLTPLQAGVLALGLNVGAYGAEVVRGAVKAVGREQSEACIALNLSRYQRMRHVILPQALPLMLPTFCNNAIELLKGTAVVSLISLTDMTFQAQVVRAQTGNTLVPFATILILYFLMASAISATMRWLERRMARSLDGIRT; this is translated from the coding sequence ATGTCGGTATGGTCCGGCTATCTGACACTGATCCTTGAGGGCGCCCTGGTGACGCTCGAACTGACGATCATGGGATCTGCGCTGGCGCTGGTAATGGCCTTCCTGGCGGGCCTTGGCCGCCTGTCGCGCTTCTTCGCCGTGCGCGCGCTGGCGACGGCCTATATCGAGTTCTTCCGCGGCACCTCGATCTTCGTCCAGCTCTTCTGGGTCTATTTTGTACTGCCTTTTGCGGGCTTGACCCTGACGCCGCTGCAGGCGGGCGTGCTGGCGCTCGGGCTGAATGTCGGCGCCTATGGGGCGGAGGTGGTGCGCGGCGCCGTCAAGGCCGTCGGGCGCGAACAATCGGAAGCCTGCATCGCGCTCAACCTTTCGCGATATCAGCGCATGCGCCACGTCATCCTGCCGCAGGCACTGCCGCTGATGCTGCCGACCTTCTGCAATAATGCGATCGAACTCCTGAAGGGCACGGCTGTCGTCTCGCTGATCTCGCTGACGGATATGACGTTCCAGGCGCAGGTGGTGCGGGCGCAGACCGGCAATACGCTGGTCCCCTTCGCGACGATCCTCATCCTCTATTTTCTCATGGCCTCGGCGATCTCCGCGACGATGCGCTGGCTGGAGCGGCGGATGGCGCGCAGCCTCGACGGCATAAGGACCTGA